The following coding sequences are from one Musa acuminata AAA Group cultivar baxijiao chromosome BXJ2-4, Cavendish_Baxijiao_AAA, whole genome shotgun sequence window:
- the LOC103980310 gene encoding transcription termination factor MTERF15, mitochondrial-like has protein sequence MTLINRSPFVSLLFKAFTFIPRRRPADAAVFLSTHSFSAASGAPQSSFMAEYLVSSCGFDPDEAAKASKLLGRIESRHQPDSVLGFFKSHSFDNAQMKRVLSVNPRWLLLDVEKTLAPKFRALQDLGFSCSDITHLVSSNNGVISHKSETILSKIQLWQGLLGSKDLLMKICKKNRWFLGCSIEKTIQPNIEILRDCGITDQKLSMILRHRPLLITRNAETLKALISRVEGLGVARTSGMFLQTLSVLHCVSEKNFKAHLEFFKGFGWSEDDFLAAFRKAPSIVAYSLKSLQRKMEFLVNETGCAPYYLAHRPVILTMSLEKRLIPRYRILMGLKSRGVHIGNLQMDTYMSYTEKKFLEKFVFRYKEFPELIELYNVAPKTEMLFDTAGA, from the coding sequence ATGACGTTGATTAATAGGTCGCCGTTCGTCTCTCTCTTGTTCAAAGCCTTCACCTTCATCCCTCGCCGTCGTCCGGCCGATGCTGCCGTTTTTCTCTCAACCCATTCTTTTTCCGCCGCCTCCGGGGCTCCACAGAGCAGCTTCATGGCTGAATACCTGGTCAGCTCCTGTGGCTTCGATCCGGATGAGGCGGCCAAGGCCTCGAAGCTCCTTGGCCGCATCGAATCGCGCCATCAGCCTGACTCCGTCCTTGGCTTCTTCAAAAGCCACAGTTTTGATAATGCTCAGATGAAAAGGGTCCTATCTGTCAACCCCCGGTGGCTTCTCCTCGACGTGGAGAAGACTCTGGCCCCAAAGTTCCGAGCTTTGCAGGATCTGGGCTTCTCCTGCTCCGACATTACCCACCTCGTCAGCTCGAATAACGGCGTCATCAGCCACAAATCCGAGACCATCTTGTCCAAGATCCAATTATGGCAAGGCCTCCTCGGGTCCAAAGACTTACTGATGAAGATATGCAAGAAAAACAGGTGGTTTCTCGGGTGTAGCATCGAGAAGACGATCCAGCCTAACATTGAAATTCTAAGGGATTGCGGGATCACGGATCAGAAGCTCTCAATGATCCTACGGCACCGCCCCCTCCTCATAACCCGGAATGCTGAAACCCTGAAGGCGTTAATCAGTCGTGTCGAGGGTTTGGGAGTAGCTCGCACCTCAGGGATGTTCCTCCAGACCCTGAGTGTGCTCCACTGTGTCTCCGAGAAGAACTTCAAGGCTCACTTGGAGTTCTTCAAGGGTTTCGGGTGGTCCGAGGATGATTTCCTTGCTGCATTCAGAAAGGCTCCTTctattgtggcatattctttaaagAGTTTGCAGAGAAAGATGGAGTTCTTGGTCAATGAAACCGGATGCGCTCCGTATTATCTTGCACACCGGCCAGTGATTTTGACGATGAGTTTGGAGAAAAGATTGATTCCCAGGTATCGGATATTGATGGGCCTGAAGTCAAGGGGAGTTCACATCGGTAACCTCCAAATGGACACATACATGTCATATACAGAGAAGAAATTTCTGGAGAAGTTCGTCTTCCGCTACAAGGAGTTTCCAGAACTCATTGAATTGTATAATGTAGCCCCAAAAACAGAAATGCTCTTTGATACTGCAGGTGCATAA
- the LOC103974479 gene encoding transcription termination factor MTERF6, chloroplastic/mitochondrial-like translates to MTLMNRPPFVSLLFKAFTFIPRRRPADAAGFLSTHSYSAVSGAPQSSFMAEYLVSSCGFDPDEAAKASKLLSGIESRHQPDSVLGFFKSHGFDNTQMKRVLSVNPQWLLLDVEKTLAPKFRALQDLGFSCSDITHLVSSNNAVISHKLQNVLSKIQFWQGTLGSNDLLMKLCKRNRWFLSYSIEKKIQPNIEILRDFGITDQKLSMILRHRPLLIAQKAETLKALISRVEDLGVARTSGMFPLTLTVLHNVSEKNFKAHLEFFKGFGWSEDDFLAAFRKVPTLVACSLKNLQRKMEFLVNETRCATYYLAHRPMILTMSLEKRLIPRYRIMMGLKSRGVHIRNLRMDTYMSYTEKKFLEKFIFRYKEFPELIELYNVAPKTEMLFDTAGA, encoded by the coding sequence ATGACGTTGATGAATAGGCCGCCGTTCGTCTCTCTCTTGTTCAAAGCCTTCACCTTCATCCCTCGCCGTCGTCCGGCCGATGCTGCCGGTTTTCTCTCAACCCATTCTTATTCCGCCGTCTCCGGTGCTCCACAGAGCAGCTTCATGGCTGAATACCTGGTCAGCTCCTGTGGCTTCGATCCGGATGAGGCGGCCAAGGCCTCGAAGCTCCTTAGCGGCATCGAATCCCGTCATCAGCCTGACTCCGTCCTTGGCTTCTTCAAAAGCCACGGTTTTGATAATACTCAGATGAAAAGGGTCCTATCTGTAAACCCCCAGTGGCTTCTCCTCGACGTGGAGAAGACTCTGGCCCCAAAGTTCCGAGCTTTGCAGGATCTGGGCTTCTCCTGCTCCGACATTACCCACCTCGTCAGCTCGAATAACGCCGTCATCAGCCACAAACTCCAGAACGTCTTGTCCAAGATACAATTTTGGCAAGGCACCCTCGGGTCCAACGACTTACTGATGAAGTTATGCAAGAGAAACAGGTGGTTTCTCTCGTATAGCATCGAGAAGAAGATCCAGCCTAACATTGAGATTCTAAGGGATTTCGGGATCACGGATCAGAAGCTCTCAATGATCCTACGGCACCGCCCCCTCCTCATAGCCCAGAAGGCTGAAACCCTGAAGGCGTTAATCAGTCGTGTCGAGGATTTGGGAGTAGCTCGCACCTCAGGGATGTTCCCCTTGACCCTGACTGTGCTCCACAATGTCTCCGAGAAGAACTTCAAGGCTCACTTGGAGTTCTTCAAGGGTTTCGGGTGGTCCGAGGATGATTTCCTTGCTGCATTCAGAAAGGTTCCTACTCTTGTGGCATGTTCTTTAAAGAATTTGCAGAGAAAGATGGAGTTCTTGGTCAATGAAACCAGATGCGCTACGTATTATCTTGCACACCGGCCAATGATTTTGACGATGAGTTTGGAGAAAAGATTGATTCCCAGGTATCGGATAATGATGGGCCTGAAGTCAAGGGGAGTTCACATCCGTAACCTCCGAATGGACACATACATGTCATATACGGAGAAGAAATTTCTGGAGAAGTTCATCTTCCGCTACAAGGAGTTTCCAGAACTCATTGAATTGTATAATGTAGCCCCAAAAACAGAAATGCTCTTTGATACTGCAGGTGCATAA